The Oncorhynchus keta strain PuntledgeMale-10-30-2019 chromosome 22, Oket_V2, whole genome shotgun sequence genome includes the window aagaaatttgtggagtggttaaaaaccctgttttaatgactccaatgtaagtgtatgtaaacttctgacttcaactgtatgtttttggggaagaacgcTGTTTGCATCTGTGAGCTAGCTAGCATTTTttaatgaccagcactgtaggtgcgcgagacaactttactAGCTTCATAGTGTACGTATCgatgacatatgaaatacgagtgatagtcTAATCGATGTGTAATAACTGCGTACATTTATGAACACGTTAAAttatattcaggtcctgattggtcaacaagcttatagTGTTATTTGACATATTTTTTGACAAGCAAAGACTCAAACGGCATCCAATAGAAATCCTGGTTCAAAATTAAACGACTGAACAATGAAAcggcacagcaagtaagtgaaagaaatcgGTTTTGATTGTTTTACTGGTTATGGGGACatatgtaaatgccaacaaaGTGCTaactttttggtgtgtgtgtgtgtgtaaccttttatttaactaggcaagtctgttaagaacaaactcttatttacaatgacggccaaacccgggcggcgctgagccaattgtgcgccaccctatggaacTCACAATCCCGGTGggatgtgatatagcctggattcgaaccagggactgtagtgacgcctcttgcacaaagatgcagagccttagactgctgtgtctgtgtgtgttaattATTTAACTCATGCTTAAGACTGCAAAAAATTTAAATATCGGTATCAGTTATTGTTTTTTCTATGGAAAATATTGGATATttgtatcggccaaaaatgtcaccGTTGCATCAGTATTTAGAATAGATGGAAACTATTGGCTGACAGTGCCTATTGCATGGGACTTTGTTCAGTCTTCGGTTGTGTTCCTGGTTGATCATAAAATCATTGTTTTACACTCATTATTTGGTTGCCTTTGGTAGACAGAATTAATGCCAGACAACCAATGTTATCCCTGTCATTCATTTTGACCTCTACTGGTGTATTGAAAATcacattgttttgtatttcatagaGCAATGATTTGAGTTGCACACTTTCATCAAAGCATGCATGTGCCTGGACAGGGGCCAATGTCAATTCTCCCCCAGCCCCCGCTTAGTCTATGAATAAACTTTTTCCTCTCAGCCATTGATGAATCTGAGGTGCTGGTTTAGCATAAGCCAAGATGGCTGCTATGTAACCTTTAACCCTATTTCTCACAGGCTTCCCCACaagaaaatacttttttttttttgtactgaGGGCCAGGTGTACACAGCGGAAAATCTGTTTATTTTGAGTCATATGCCTATTGTGTGCATTGAACATATGGTTGCATGCATGGTTCCTACAGCGAGTTCTTGACAGTGTTATGGTGCCTCTTAAAGGGGAAATAAGCAGTTGCTATATCAGTTTTTTACTTCTAAATTTGTTTTTTGTACCCATTTATTCTTGAAGAATGTAACTGAAATGCTTCATGGGATTAAtgcaactgttgtaccccatcagaaccataTTTATATAATAAATGAGCTATTTTTAACTCCCATGTTTGTAATCaaagtaaacaaacactatatagcctcaacatggttaaaactatgatTTTGGTATCATCATGGTCAGTCCATGCATCCAAAGCTCTCTGAATTTGACTGTTACATTTTTCACGCCTCATCCCTCTGTCCTTTACCGAAACAGTGGAGGAGAGTTTGCTTTATTGTTTCCGCTCAAACTACCGTTTGGTGTAGTATTCAGTAGTCCGCTGTTAACAGTCAAAGGTTTTTGCATGTCAAGATAAGATATTGGACTGatgatgcaaaatgcatcatcatgatgatgatgtgacaCTTTTTGCTTCTTAAAAATCCTATAATTTGACTACTGATAATcgcatgcaaaacattttgggactatcaACTAATTGGGGGGTGGGGGTACCAATGGTTGTTTTTGAGTGGTATTTTCCTTTAAAAATGTGACAGTGATTTGACCAAGTTCTGTGCAAGCAATGACGTTGCCAGTATGTTTGCATGAGGAGAGATTTGCTGAGTAGAGCTTCTCTTAATACTTTTAAGTTTAAACAAAAAGTGCATACACCTTCTGTTTTGGGTGAAGTTGTTGGGATGATGACAAGGAAGTGCAGCCTTTTCCTACAATGATGGAAAAACCATGGTTTACCGGCCCAAATACTTTCCTAGGGCTTTGTTTGTCTTGTGACCTAGGCTAAATATTTGTTTTCAAGGGGTTTATCATATTACTTATTTTAGAAATGAATGTAAGCCAAAATTAACATATCTTAAATTGCTACTTGTTTCAGTAGCACTTAATATTTAACATAATAAATCTCACATAGTAAATACCAAAAGTTGTTTCCAGTGCAGGGAGTAATATGCTCTGATGGCTAAATTCGGTTCTTTCTTTCAGGTGTGCGTTGATCTGTTGAGGCCGAGGTGGTCGTTCTGCTGCATGTGTCCTGTGTCCAAAGGTCTCTCGTCACTGCTGTCTGTGAAGCCTGTAATGGGCCAGAACTCCCAAAGAGCACaagcattattttatttttaacctCTGGACGGACTACCCCAGTCAGGTACGTTTGAAGCTATCAGTTTGACCACCTACTTTCCATTTGACTACCTCCTCTCAACCTGCGCCGTGTACTTTTAGTCACTGAGTGTTTTCCCATTTTCCTTATGACCATTTTCCTTCCTTGCAGAAGCATCATGTTTTGGAAGTTTGATCTACACACAACGTCTCACATTGACACCCTCCTGGAGAAGGAGGATGTGACTCTGACTGAGGTGATGGACGAGGAGGATGTTCTGCAGGAGTGCAAGGCCCAGAACCACAAGCTGGTGGACTTCCTGGTGCGGCCTCAGTGCATGGTGGACCTGGTCACCTACATCACACAGGAGCCAAGTGATGATGTAGAGGAGAAGATCAAGTACAAGTGAGTGAGATTCACACACACGGTTTTGAGAATTATTCTGAATTTCTTTCAGCTTCCCTTGCATTCATGTGTTTACATCATAAGGGAATACCCTTACAACCCCAAGGGGGCAAGCATGACTTGCTAGGCTGTCAATTATACAGGAACTTTGTGTTTTGTGTGGTTGGCCAGCTGTACTGGGTAAATCACCAAATGATGTATTTGCGCTATTTGCAGGTACCCCAACATATCGTGTGAACTCCTTACCTCGGACGTTGGACAGATCAATGACAGACTGGGAGAAGATGAAAGTTTGCTGATGAAACTTTATGGGTTTTTGCAAAGGGACTCTCCACTCAACCCTTTACTGGCCAGCTTCTTCAGCAAGGTCCTTAGCATCCTCATCGGCAGGAAACCAGAACAGGTGAGATCAGTACACACCACTAGTCCTAATCAGTGTGATTTTGAAGAGTTTATGACATGCTGCAGTGTCTTCTTAAGGCTTGAGAAGAAGTGTCTTCTATCTCTTGTAGATTGTGGAGTTTCTGCGGAAGAGGGAAGACTTTGTGGACTTAATGATTAAACACATAGGGACCTCCGCCATCATGGACTTGCTGCTCAGAATGCTTACCTGCATTGAACCACAGCAGCTCAGACAAGATGTCTTAAATGTGAGTGTTGGAATTTTCTTAGTTTTGAAGTTTGTCCATTTTCTTAATCAATCATCATCAACTTGTAACTTATTCATCCACAGTGGCTGAATGAGGAGAAGGTGATCCAGAGGCTTGTTGATATGGTCCAACCTTCTCAGGATGAGGATGTAAGTTGCATTTCATTAACCAATTGTGTGGAGTACTGTTTCTTCAGACAGTGTTTttacaagtctctctctctcctcacgcaGAGGCACTCCAATGCATCCCAGTCTCTGTGTGAAATAATCCGCCTCAGCAGAGATCAGATGTTTCAAGTGCAAGGCTGCTCTGAGCCTGATCCCTTGCTGGCCACACTGGAAAAGTAAATCAACAACCTCTGCTTGATTCTTTCAGCGAAGAACTTTTTGCTATCATGATATCCAAAGTATGACTTTATTGTCCTGGCAAAAGCATGATATTTTATCCCTCCCATTTCTCAGACAAGAGACTGTGGAGCAGTTGCTATCCAACATCTTTGACAAAGAGAAAAATGACTCTGCCATAGTCAGTGTAATTCAGATTCTCCTGACACTCTTTGAGACACGAAGACCAGCGTAAGTTCACAATGTCCTGTTTTGGGTTTAATGTTGGTTTGGTTGTGTGGTATAGTGTTTTAAGATACTATTAGTGTTGAGCTGTTAGACTTGTCTGATATGCTGCTCTTTTGTTCAAGTCCTGGTTATTTCTGCATGTTCATGAATGTTGCATTTTACCTAATGATACCCATAGCGGGTGGTAACTGTAACAAAAGGCTTTCAAGTGTAAGAGATTACATGTTACCTCAAACACATTCCGGGTGATAACTGTAAAGTCTATAATACCCCTGGATACCCAGTTACTATAGAAACAAGGTGGCTTTATTCACGTCGGGAATCTAACGATAAGTGTCTGCCGGTTTGACAACGCACCTCCTTATTGCATTTCTGTTTTTGTGTGTTACACTTGCATTCAGTAGTGTCtatgaatattattattattattattattattattattttgatggCATAAATGtatgaaattgttttttttaaatgcacatAGTTCTGTCCTTGTGATGCACTTGTCTATTTATGtgttttatgtggaccccaggaagagtagctgtggctttggggatcctaataaaatactaaatactTTTTGTCATGTACAGGTTCGAAGGCCATTTGGAGATCTGTCCCCCTGGTATGAGCCACCCATCCTTCTCAGTCAATCAGAGCATTCTGGAGGCTGTCAGGCCCAGGCTCAAAGACTTTCATCAACTGCTGCTGGAACCCCCAAAGGTAATACTTTACATACCTATAGtgttacgcacacacacacacagtaaaaagTGCACACATTTCTTAGATTAGTAAACTCATTAGAGTAGGTTGTCCTCCTTGCTATCCACTTGAGTGAAATATAACTACCACAGTATTTTCAATAAACTTATACTACATTTCTgtcttagattttttttttttgtgatccTGCTATCTCAAGCTTTTTAACTTTGAGTCATGTTTATCTTCAGTGGGTGGTCCTTCTTCTAATTTACTCTACATGTGCACTCCAATGGTGGTTTTATTTGCATTACCAAGTTAAATGAATATAGACTGAACGAGACCCTGATTGTTCCTTTCATCCCCACATTTGCAGAAGAATATCATGAAAACCACATGGGGCATGCTGGACCCCCCAGTGGGCAACACCCGGTTGAGTGTGGTCCGTCTTGTGGCCAGCCTCCTGCAGACCAACACTCATATTATCAACATGGAGCTGATAAACCTCAACACTCTTGGAGTCATACTTGTCAGTTGCCTGTCTTTTTGTGTTTTTTACTTGTTTTGGCGTGCTAGTTTTTCCTACCAAAACCAGCACCATGATCTAGACTTAATGCTGTGCACAGGGTTTTCACTTTCTTTTGACACTGGttcccttactacccccatctcaTAACCAAGGTCAACAGGAATGATGAGCATTTCAACAACTAGATTTGGGATGTGTAATTAatggctgtctttctctctccatttattCTCAGGACATGTACTTCAACTATATATGGAATAACTTCCTGCATATACAAGTTGAAATCTGCACTGCGATGATCCTAGCAATGCCCCCAGCCCAAAGTGAAAACCCCGAAATCAACAGAGATCAGGACCAAGAGCCTGTCAGAGAAAGCCACCTCATCAAACACGTGAGGCTTTATCACCCTTTACATCGATAGCATTCATGTCAGACAGGTCAATTAACTGCTTTTTGCTCTTGTGTTTTAGCTGTTTCAGAAGTGCCAGTTTATCCAGAGAATTCTTGATGCATGGAGCTCCAATGAGAAGGAGCAGTAAGTACTGTTGTCTTTTTTCTCATTTCACTATGAATTTAGACCATAATGCTGTTGTTACTAGACCACTGGACTTTGCATATTTTTCTAACTCTCTTGTGAGCTGTTTGGTTTTTACCCTTAACAAGGCTCAATGTAGTGTAAGAAATGTCACCATAATGTTCATATAGGCTTCAATACGTGTGTTTTTCCTGTTTCAGGGCTGAGGGTGGACGTAGACGGGGCTACATGGGGCACTTGACCAGAATAGCCAACTCAATAGTGCACAACAGCGACAAGGGCCCCAATGGTG containing:
- the LOC118401370 gene encoding serine/threonine-protein phosphatase 6 regulatory subunit 3-like isoform X1, producing MFWKFDLHTTSHIDTLLEKEDVTLTEVMDEEDVLQECKAQNHKLVDFLVRPQCMVDLVTYITQEPSDDVEEKIKYKYPNISCELLTSDVGQINDRLGEDESLLMKLYGFLQRDSPLNPLLASFFSKVLSILIGRKPEQIVEFLRKREDFVDLMIKHIGTSAIMDLLLRMLTCIEPQQLRQDVLNWLNEEKVIQRLVDMVQPSQDEDRHSNASQSLCEIIRLSRDQMFQVQGCSEPDPLLATLEKQETVEQLLSNIFDKEKNDSAIVSVIQILLTLFETRRPAFEGHLEICPPGMSHPSFSVNQSILEAVRPRLKDFHQLLLEPPKKNIMKTTWGMLDPPVGNTRLSVVRLVASLLQTNTHIINMELINLNTLGVILDMYFNYIWNNFLHIQVEICTAMILAMPPAQSENPEINRDQDQEPVRESHLIKHLFQKCQFIQRILDAWSSNEKEQAEGGRRRGYMGHLTRIANSIVHNSDKGPNGAKIQQLISELTEDDKERWEAFTSGQLADTNKRNTVDLVNTHHIHSSSDDEVDFKDSGFHQDSSLQQAFSDYQMQQMTSNFIEQFGFNDEEFADQDDVVDIPFDRISDINFSLNTNESANIALFEACCKEKIQQFEDAGSDEEDIWDEKDITFAPEAQRCPRSSGSTDSEESTDSEEEDVKRDPFEPNNASSDDRMEVDTGEGPVWTANFDDIPMDTGSSTSIRAPAPATTTATASPSSPAVLPESAGWSSPNASPDTATGWADFSSNFSPVNPKDPLRNNSPVAMETCIGTGDPLGVNAPMQPEVSDQWPGDEAAQPASSPGRKAGGSDAEETITTETVTNGSMKETVSLTVDAKTETAVFKSEDEKSTSEDTSVKYTVGESRTPEKGVSASVQPASNCLKPSSAKHSDTEKSKVSSDAVNGPLEEGTAMDKAKTQQSVTSPEAAVNGPV
- the LOC118401370 gene encoding serine/threonine-protein phosphatase 6 regulatory subunit 3-like isoform X2: MFWKFDLHTTSHIDTLLEKEDVTLTEVMDEEDVLQECKAQNHKLVDFLVRPQCMVDLVTYITQEPSDDVEEKIKYKYPNISCELLTSDVGQINDRLGEDESLLMKLYGFLQRDSPLNPLLASFFSKVLSILIGRKPEQIVEFLRKREDFVDLMIKHIGTSAIMDLLLRMLTCIEPQQLRQDVLNWLNEEKVIQRLVDMVQPSQDEDRHSNASQSLCEIIRLSRDQMFQVQGCSEPDPLLATLEKQETVEQLLSNIFDKEKNDSAIVSVIQILLTLFETRRPAFEGHLEICPPGMSHPSFSVNQSILEAVRPRLKDFHQLLLEPPKKNIMKTTWGMLDPPVGNTRLSVVRLVASLLQTNTHIINMELINLNTLGVILDMYFNYIWNNFLHIQVEICTAMILAMPPAQSENPEINRDQDQEPVRESHLIKHLFQKCQFIQRILDAWSSNEKEQAEGGRRRGYMGHLTRIANSIVHNSDKGPNGAKIQQLISELTEDDKERWEAFTSGQLADTNKRNTVDLVNTHHIHSSSDDEVDFKDSGFHQDSSLQQAFSDYQMQQMTSNFIEQFGFNDEEFADQDDVVDIPFDRISDINFSLNTNESANIALFEACCKEKIQQFEDAGSDEEDIWDEKDITFAPEAQRCPRSSGSTDSEESTDSEEEDVKRDPFEPNNASSDDRMEVDTGEGPVWTANFDDIPMDTGSSTSIRAPAPATTTATASPSSPAVLPESAGWSSPNASPDTATGWADFSSNFSPVNPKDPLRNNSPVAMETCIGTGDPLGVNAPMQPEVSDQWPGDEAAQPASSPGRKAGGSDAEETITTETVTNGSMKETVSLTVDAKTETAVFKSEDEKSTSEDTSVKYTVGESRTPEKGVSASVQPASNCLKPSAKHSDTEKSKVSSDAVNGPLEEGTAMDKAKTQQSVTSPEAAVNGPV
- the LOC118401370 gene encoding serine/threonine-protein phosphatase 6 regulatory subunit 3-A-like isoform X6, with protein sequence MFWKFDLHTTSHIDTLLEKEDVTLTEVMDEEDVLQECKAQNHKLVDFLVRPQCMVDLVTYITQEPSDDVEEKIKYKYPNISCELLTSDVGQINDRLGEDESLLMKLYGFLQRDSPLNPLLASFFSKVLSILIGRKPEQIVEFLRKREDFVDLMIKHIGTSAIMDLLLRMLTCIEPQQLRQDVLNWLNEEKVIQRLVDMVQPSQDEDRHSNASQSLCEIIRLSRDQMFQVQGCSEPDPLLATLEKQETVEQLLSNIFDKEKNDSAIVSVIQILLTLFETRRPAFEGHLEICPPGMSHPSFSVNQSILEAVRPRLKDFHQLLLEPPKKNIMKTTWGMLDPPVGNTRLSVVRLVASLLQTNTHIINMELINLNTLGVILDMYFNYIWNNFLHIQVEICTAMILAMPPAQSENPEINRDQDQEPVRESHLIKHLFQKCQFIQRILDAWSSNEKEQAEGGRRRGYMGHLTRIANSIVHNSDKGPNGAKIQQLISELTEDDKERWEAFTSGQLADTNKRNTVDLVNTHHIHSSSDDEVDFKDSGFHQDSSLQQFGFNDEEFADQDDVVDIPFDRISDINFSLNTNESANIALFEACCKEKIQQFEDAGSDEEDIWDEKDITFAPEAQRCPRSSGSTDSEESTDSEEEDVKRDPFEPNNASSDDRMEVDTGEGPVWTANFDDIPMDTGSSTSIRAPAPATTTATASPSSPAVLPESAGWSSPNASPDTATGWADFSSNFSPVNPKDPLRNNSPVAMETCIGTGDPLGVNAPMQPEVSDQWPGDEAAQPASSPGRKAGGSDAEETITTETVTNGSMKETVSLTVDAKTETAVFKSEDEKSTSEDTSVKYTVGESRTPEKGVSASVQPASNCLKPSAKHSDTEKSKVSSDAVNGPLEEGTAMDKAKTQQSVTSPEAAVNGPV
- the LOC118401370 gene encoding serine/threonine-protein phosphatase 6 regulatory subunit 3-like isoform X4 produces the protein MFWKFDLHTTSHIDTLLEKEDVTLTEVMDEEDVLQECKAQNHKLVDFLVRPQCMVDLVTYITQEPSDDVEEKIKYKYPNISCELLTSDVGQINDRLGEDESLLMKLYGFLQRDSPLNPLLASFFSKVLSILIGRKPEQIVEFLRKREDFVDLMIKHIGTSAIMDLLLRMLTCIEPQQLRQDVLNWLNEEKVIQRLVDMVQPSQDEDRHSNASQSLCEIIRLSRDQMFQVQGCSEPDPLLATLEKQETVEQLLSNIFDKEKNDSAIVSVIQILLTLFETRRPAFEGHLEICPPGMSHPSFSVNQSILEAVRPRLKDFHQLLLEPPKKNIMKTTWGMLDPPVGNTRLSVVRLVASLLQTNTHIINMELINLNTLGVILDMYFNYIWNNFLHIQVEICTAMILAMPPAQSENPEINRDQDQEPVRESHLIKHLFQKCQFIQRILDAWSSNEKEQAEGGRRRGYMGHLTRIANSIVHNSDKGPNGAKIQQLISELTEDDKERWEAFTSGQLADTNKRNTVDLVNTHHIHSSSDDEVDFKDSGFHQDSSLQQMQQMTSNFIEQFGFNDEEFADQDDVVDIPFDRISDINFSLNTNESANIALFEACCKEKIQQFEDAGSDEEDIWDEKDITFAPEAQRCPRSSGSTDSEESTDSEEEDVKRDPFEPNNASSDDRMEVDTGEGPVWTANFDDIPMDTGSSTSIRAPAPATTTATASPSSPAVLPESAGWSSPNASPDTATGWADFSSNFSPVNPKDPLRNNSPVAMETCIGTGDPLGVNAPMQPEVSDQWPGDEAAQPASSPGRKAGGSDAEETITTETVTNGSMKETVSLTVDAKTETAVFKSEDEKSTSEDTSVKYTVGESRTPEKGVSASVQPASNCLKPSSAKHSDTEKSKVSSDAVNGPLEEGTAMDKAKTQQSVTSPEAAVNGPV
- the LOC118401370 gene encoding serine/threonine-protein phosphatase 6 regulatory subunit 3-like isoform X3; its protein translation is MFWKFDLHTTSHIDTLLEKEDVTLTEVMDEEDVLQECKAQNHKLVDFLVRPQCMVDLVTYITQEPSDDVEEKIKYKYPNISCELLTSDVGQINDRLGEDESLLMKLYGFLQRDSPLNPLLASFFSKVLSILIGRKPEQIVEFLRKREDFVDLMIKHIGTSAIMDLLLRMLTCIEPQQLRQDVLNWLNEEKVIQRLVDMVQPSQDEDRHSNASQSLCEIIRLSRDQMFQVQGCSEPDPLLATLEKQETVEQLLSNIFDKEKNDSAIVSVIQILLTLFETRRPAFEGHLEICPPGMSHPSFSVNQSILEAVRPRLKDFHQLLLEPPKKNIMKTTWGMLDPPVGNTRLSVVRLVASLLQTNTHIINMELINLNTLGVILDMYFNYIWNNFLHIQVEICTAMILAMPPAQSENPEINRDQDQEPVRESHLIKHLFQKCQFIQRILDAWSSNEKEQAEGGRRRGYMGHLTRIANSIVHNSDKGPNGAKIQQLISELTEDDKERWEAFTSGQLADTNKRNTVDLVNTHHIHSSSDDEVDFKDSGFHQDSSLQQAFSDYQMQQMTSNFIEQFGFNDEEFADQDDVVDIPFDRISDINFSLNTNESANIALFEACCKEKIQQFEDAGSDEEDIWDEKDITFAPEAQRCPRSSGSTDSEESTDSEEEDVKRDPFEPNNASSDDRMEVDTGEANFDDIPMDTGSSTSIRAPAPATTTATASPSSPAVLPESAGWSSPNASPDTATGWADFSSNFSPVNPKDPLRNNSPVAMETCIGTGDPLGVNAPMQPEVSDQWPGDEAAQPASSPGRKAGGSDAEETITTETVTNGSMKETVSLTVDAKTETAVFKSEDEKSTSEDTSVKYTVGESRTPEKGVSASVQPASNCLKPSSAKHSDTEKSKVSSDAVNGPLEEGTAMDKAKTQQSVTSPEAAVNGPV
- the LOC118401370 gene encoding serine/threonine-protein phosphatase 6 regulatory subunit 3-A-like isoform X5, producing MFWKFDLHTTSHIDTLLEKEDVTLTEVMDEEDVLQECKAQNHKLVDFLVRPQCMVDLVTYITQEPSDDVEEKIKYKYPNISCELLTSDVGQINDRLGEDESLLMKLYGFLQRDSPLNPLLASFFSKVLSILIGRKPEQIVEFLRKREDFVDLMIKHIGTSAIMDLLLRMLTCIEPQQLRQDVLNWLNEEKVIQRLVDMVQPSQDEDRHSNASQSLCEIIRLSRDQMFQVQGCSEPDPLLATLEKQETVEQLLSNIFDKEKNDSAIVSVIQILLTLFETRRPAFEGHLEICPPGMSHPSFSVNQSILEAVRPRLKDFHQLLLEPPKKNIMKTTWGMLDPPVGNTRLSVVRLVASLLQTNTHIINMELINLNTLGVILDMYFNYIWNNFLHIQVEICTAMILAMPPAQSENPEINRDQDQEPVRESHLIKHLFQKCQFIQRILDAWSSNEKEQAEGGRRRGYMGHLTRIANSIVHNSDKGPNGAKIQQLISELTEDDKERWEAFTSGQLADTNKRNTVDLVNTHHIHSSSDDEVDFKDSGFHQDSSLQQFGFNDEEFADQDDVVDIPFDRISDINFSLNTNESANIALFEACCKEKIQQFEDAGSDEEDIWDEKDITFAPEAQRCPRSSGSTDSEESTDSEEEDVKRDPFEPNNASSDDRMEVDTGEGPVWTANFDDIPMDTGSSTSIRAPAPATTTATASPSSPAVLPESAGWSSPNASPDTATGWADFSSNFSPVNPKDPLRNNSPVAMETCIGTGDPLGVNAPMQPEVSDQWPGDEAAQPASSPGRKAGGSDAEETITTETVTNGSMKETVSLTVDAKTETAVFKSEDEKSTSEDTSVKYTVGESRTPEKGVSASVQPASNCLKPSSAKHSDTEKSKVSSDAVNGPLEEGTAMDKAKTQQSVTSPEAAVNGPV